The following are from one region of the Acidobacteriota bacterium genome:
- a CDS encoding VWA domain-containing protein, whose protein sequence is MREESRSGMWTTGAQPVPLRGVVVEVEVKDAASRVSVTHRYRNEEAVSVEAVYSFPLEEGAAVCGFEAEVDGRRITGRVEEREAAFDRYDEALAGGHGAFLLDQDRPNVFTASVGNLRPGSEAVVRLAYVAELSRSGDRLRLMLPATLSPRYLPPRLQAKMDPAELDHLNPPVAAEGVPYGLRLHVAVEASAPIRGVECASHPVRVEMAGCRAEVWLSGEEAPLDQDFVLTLETVEPHQPGVLVAPDRGGEGLVAMVTLFPDLEGLPRPACEFVFVLDRSGSMQGESIGQAKKALQLCLRGLEEGDRFNVVGFGSAFVKLFPASVPYTQENLDAATRHVETLQADLGGTEILGPLQSVLEEPLHLPRQVLLLTDGEVANENEVIALAARHHGRARIFPFGIGRGADEHLVRGLARATGGAAEFIHPGERIEPKVLRQLARVSSPSLRDVRVDWGSLETDLQVPRRLPPVYAGDQLAVYARLKGREKAVVTVRAESDRGPLAWSVELDPAQVVEGEAVALLLARTAIRELEEEAPGRGSRRRARKRSDQAVLDLALRYQLLSSVTSFVAVETREGAVPGAPPVLRRVPVALTRGWGGGGRPLPPFLSMRGPAVAATSVMSFCLRENGPSLPFGGGLASPAPGGGARDAVGHVSEPAGRSGTGPGSAGVEDLLETTHPGGVLPWGDRLVRLVKAQRADGSWDLADDLAALAGVDPWRLAEGARALPGDPGTARRAAATALALCLLERDFADQEDEWRLPAAKARRWLDRLAIAPPPAGWLPWARSLLA, encoded by the coding sequence ATGAGAGAGGAAAGCCGGTCGGGGATGTGGACGACGGGTGCGCAGCCGGTGCCGCTCAGGGGCGTCGTCGTCGAGGTGGAGGTGAAGGACGCCGCCTCGCGGGTGAGCGTGACCCACCGTTACCGGAACGAGGAGGCGGTCTCCGTCGAGGCGGTCTACAGTTTCCCGCTGGAGGAAGGGGCCGCCGTCTGCGGGTTCGAGGCCGAGGTGGACGGGCGCCGGATCACCGGCCGCGTGGAGGAGCGGGAGGCGGCCTTCGACCGCTACGACGAGGCCCTGGCCGGCGGCCACGGGGCCTTCCTCCTGGACCAGGACCGCCCCAACGTTTTCACGGCGAGCGTCGGCAACCTGCGGCCGGGGAGCGAGGCGGTGGTGCGCCTGGCCTACGTGGCCGAGCTGAGCCGTTCCGGTGACCGGCTGCGCCTGATGCTGCCCGCCACCCTCTCGCCGCGCTACCTTCCGCCCCGGCTCCAGGCGAAGATGGACCCGGCCGAGCTGGACCACCTCAACCCGCCGGTGGCCGCGGAAGGGGTCCCCTACGGCCTGCGGCTTCACGTGGCGGTGGAGGCCTCCGCACCGATCCGCGGCGTGGAGTGCGCCTCCCACCCGGTCCGGGTGGAGATGGCGGGCTGCCGGGCCGAGGTCTGGCTCAGCGGCGAGGAGGCCCCGCTCGACCAGGATTTCGTCCTCACCCTCGAGACGGTCGAACCCCACCAGCCGGGGGTGCTCGTCGCACCCGATCGGGGCGGGGAGGGCCTCGTGGCCATGGTGACCCTGTTCCCGGACCTCGAGGGGCTGCCCCGGCCCGCCTGCGAGTTCGTGTTCGTCCTGGACCGCTCCGGGTCCATGCAGGGCGAGAGCATCGGCCAGGCGAAAAAGGCCCTGCAGCTGTGTCTCCGGGGGCTCGAGGAAGGGGACCGCTTCAACGTGGTGGGCTTCGGCTCGGCCTTCGTGAAGCTGTTCCCGGCGAGCGTGCCCTACACCCAGGAGAACCTGGACGCCGCGACCCGTCACGTGGAGACCCTGCAGGCCGACCTGGGGGGGACCGAGATCCTGGGGCCGCTGCAGAGCGTCCTCGAGGAGCCCCTTCACCTGCCCCGGCAGGTCCTCCTGCTGACGGACGGGGAAGTCGCGAACGAGAACGAGGTGATCGCCCTGGCCGCCCGTCACCACGGCCGGGCCCGTATCTTCCCCTTCGGCATCGGGCGGGGGGCGGACGAGCACCTGGTCCGCGGCCTGGCCCGGGCCACCGGCGGGGCGGCCGAGTTCATCCACCCGGGCGAGCGCATCGAGCCCAAGGTGCTCCGGCAGCTGGCGCGGGTGTCTTCCCCGAGCCTCCGGGACGTGCGGGTGGACTGGGGGTCCCTGGAGACGGACCTCCAGGTGCCCCGCCGGCTCCCGCCGGTCTATGCCGGGGACCAGTTGGCGGTGTACGCACGCCTGAAGGGACGGGAGAAGGCCGTCGTCACCGTGCGGGCGGAGTCGGACCGGGGCCCCCTGGCGTGGTCCGTGGAGTTGGACCCCGCGCAGGTGGTGGAAGGCGAGGCCGTGGCGCTGCTCCTGGCCCGGACCGCCATCCGGGAGCTGGAGGAGGAGGCCCCCGGGAGGGGGTCCCGCCGGCGGGCGCGAAAGCGGTCCGACCAGGCGGTCCTGGACCTGGCCCTGCGGTACCAGCTCCTGTCCTCGGTCACCAGCTTCGTGGCGGTGGAGACCCGGGAGGGGGCCGTCCCCGGCGCTCCGCCCGTGCTCCGGCGGGTGCCGGTGGCCCTGACCCGCGGCTGGGGCGGGGGGGGGAGGCCTTTGCCGCCCTTCCTTTCCATGAGGGGGCCCGCGGTGGCGGCGACCTCGGTAATGTCGTTCTGCCTTCGGGAAAACGGGCCGTCCCTGCCGTTCGGGGGGGGGCTCGCCTCCCCCGCCCCCGGGGGGGGCGCCCGGGACGCCGTCGGGCACGTCTCCGAACCCGCCGGCCGGAGCGGGACGGGACCCGGCTCGGCAGGGGTGGAAGACCTCCTGGAAACCACCCATCCCGGGGGTGTTCTCCCCTGGGGGGATCGCCTGGTCCGGTTGGTCAAGGCCCAGCGCGCCGACGGGTCCTGGGACCTGGCGGACGACCTGGCCGCGCTGGCCGGCGTCGACCCGTGGCGGCTCGCGGAGGGGGCCCGGGCGCTGCCGGGAGACCCCGGGACGGCGCGCCGGGCGGCGGCCACGGCGCTGGCGCTCTGCCTCCTGGAGCGGGACTTCGCCGATCAGGAGGACGAGTGGCGGCTGCCGGCCGCGAAAGCGCGTCGCTGGCTGGACCGCCTCGCGATCGCCCCGCCCCCCGCCGGCTGGCTCCCCTGGGCCCGGTCGCTCCTCGCCTGA
- a CDS encoding MerR family transcriptional regulator, which yields MANENVTYSIEELAGAAGVSRRTVRFYVQRGLIPPPGGLGRGRHYTKAHLEAILRVRALQRDGVPLHAVPDRMEDGGDGLEGEVPVPQLVTRVPLAEGVCLEFAHGCLPGPARLRELVRAARRALGPGGRPPGGGGETPEEET from the coding sequence ATGGCGAACGAAAACGTTACCTACTCCATCGAGGAACTGGCCGGGGCGGCGGGCGTCAGCCGCCGCACGGTGCGGTTCTACGTCCAGCGCGGGCTCATTCCCCCACCCGGCGGGCTCGGCCGGGGGCGGCACTACACCAAGGCCCACCTGGAAGCGATCCTGAGGGTCCGCGCCCTTCAGCGCGACGGCGTCCCGCTCCACGCCGTGCCGGACCGGATGGAGGACGGCGGGGACGGCCTCGAGGGCGAGGTGCCCGTCCCGCAACTGGTCACCCGGGTCCCCCTCGCCGAGGGGGTCTGCCTGGAGTTCGCCCACGGGTGCCTGCCGGGGCCCGCGCGGCTCCGGGAGCTGGTGCGGGCGGCCCGCCGGGCGCTGGGCCCCGGGGGGCGGCCCCCGGGAGGCGGGGGAGAAACACCGGAGGAGGAAACATGA
- a CDS encoding TetR/AcrR family transcriptional regulator has translation MRAKKTRTAIRQEQIVHAALEVIGTDGFHALSLSGIAERVGIGVSSVYRHFGSKDAVLDAVLDMLHRRLLRNVAEVREETPEALERLRRLMERHARVLEDNRAIPHIIMSDGLYAGHSPRKEKIRRILDEYLDQIREILRDGQAEGTIRPEADPVTVSALFLGVLLPAALLKSVSEGAYGIGDHFRRAWPIFRAGIAADSPEGRPHAERTALNHEIHENHEPGQNRVQSTRKGASLDKPVKHHGAGSNTFRRKGE, from the coding sequence ATGCGGGCAAAGAAGACGCGAACGGCCATTCGGCAGGAACAGATCGTCCACGCCGCCCTGGAGGTCATCGGGACCGACGGCTTCCACGCCCTGAGCCTGTCGGGGATCGCGGAGCGGGTCGGCATCGGGGTGTCCTCGGTCTACCGCCACTTCGGAAGCAAGGACGCGGTCCTGGACGCGGTGCTGGACATGCTTCACAGACGCCTCCTGCGCAACGTCGCGGAGGTGCGGGAGGAAACCCCGGAGGCCCTGGAGCGCCTCCGGCGCCTGATGGAGCGGCACGCCCGGGTCCTCGAGGACAACCGGGCCATCCCCCACATCATCATGTCGGACGGGCTCTACGCGGGGCACTCCCCCCGGAAGGAGAAGATCCGGCGAATCCTCGACGAGTACCTCGACCAGATCCGGGAGATCCTCCGGGACGGCCAGGCGGAAGGGACGATCCGCCCCGAGGCCGACCCCGTGACGGTGTCCGCCCTCTTCCTCGGAGTTCTCCTGCCGGCCGCCCTGCTCAAGAGTGTCAGCGAAGGCGCCTACGGCATCGGCGACCACTTCCGGCGCGCCTGGCCGATCTTCCGGGCGGGCATCGCCGCGGATTCACCCGAAGGGCGCCCCCACGCGGAAAGAACGGCTCTTAACCACGAAATACACGAAAACCACGAACCGGGACAAAACCGGGTTCAATCAACCCGAAAGGGTGCAAGCCTCGATAAGCCCGTCAAGCATCACGGTGCGGGCAGCAACACATTCCGACGGAAAGGAGAATGA
- the ric gene encoding iron-sulfur cluster repair di-iron protein: MNHPISPKDTLGALVARHPGLGVCLERLGLDYCCGGARTLEDAARSAGLDPASVIRALEAAVAQAPLESGEEKDWKASSLTTLADHIEAVHHAYLRQALPRLTDLLGKVRRAHEARHGAMLARLEETFTRLRNELGTHLMKEERVLFPLIRDLERFARGEIAEFHAHCGSVRNPIRQMEHEHVEAGEALATMRELTVDYGPPPDGCPTFRALYDELLRLETDLHRHIHLENNVLFPGAVALEQQGPAPRVP, encoded by the coding sequence ATGAACCACCCGATTTCCCCGAAGGACACCCTGGGGGCCCTCGTGGCCCGCCACCCCGGCCTGGGCGTGTGCCTGGAACGCCTGGGGCTCGACTACTGCTGCGGCGGGGCCCGCACGCTGGAAGACGCCGCCCGATCGGCCGGGCTGGACCCCGCCTCGGTGATCCGCGCGCTGGAGGCCGCGGTGGCCCAGGCCCCTCTGGAAAGCGGGGAGGAAAAGGACTGGAAGGCGTCCTCGCTCACGACCCTTGCCGATCACATCGAGGCGGTGCACCACGCCTACCTGCGACAGGCGCTCCCCCGCCTCACGGACCTGCTCGGGAAGGTCCGGCGGGCGCACGAGGCGCGGCACGGGGCAATGCTGGCGCGCCTGGAGGAGACGTTCACCCGCCTGCGCAACGAACTCGGGACGCACCTGATGAAGGAGGAGCGCGTCCTCTTCCCGCTGATCCGGGACCTGGAACGCTTTGCCCGGGGTGAGATCGCAGAATTCCACGCCCACTGCGGGTCGGTGCGCAACCCCATCCGGCAGATGGAGCACGAGCACGTCGAAGCCGGCGAGGCCCTGGCGACGATGCGAGAGCTGACCGTGGACTACGGGCCGCCTCCCGACGGCTGTCCCACCTTCCGGGCGCTGTACGATGAACTGTTGCGGCTGGAGACCGACCTCCACCGTCACATCCACCTGGAGAACAACGTCCTCTTCCCCGGTGCCGTGGCCCTTGAGCAGCAGGGCCCGGCGCCAAGGGTCCCGTGA
- a CDS encoding serine/threonine protein kinase: protein MLKSGDRVGPYVLLQRLGEGGFGEVWLAEKKTALTAMRFALKFTREEQPDLSVIRREADIWKAAGGHPNILPLVDADIFEGQVVLVSEYAPDGSLGAWLNRHGGRAPGLEPAVELGRGILSGLAHLHGLGVIHRDLKPDNVLLQEGCPRITDFGLARVLQGSTSSVGVSGTLRYMAPEAFRGERSERTDLWSAGVILRQLLCGTLPFPYRETAQLVYAIVHAVPEPLPPEVPRELAAVVELAMEKEPARRWQSAAAMKAALEAAWKSVSRDFPAPSPTRPPLDATRLDTPSGERTRLLGPPEPSRPAPLHGAALPPPPRQAGATTAAPGGAFLPPAAAGLPPAPSGTWPAGAPTLAPLPVCPACGRKNDPRNTFRCRACGRDDLCLGHLDPSRNVCLDCARQAPGAPYPPGPPEGAAGWGGRPGDSGRHPSGAPAPAATRPGPSAKSPGKRKWVWWSCIGLAVVAAVTAALLWLGPKVFGPKRQVPPGLRTAVIALPPETLMAFTVESPARVIAALKGRGNPGPFFDTVSENARKQIGFDLLSPAGWETAGFDVNAPVSIAIISDRPEEVLFSVGVADPERATATLRKITDTRGVVLETVGGDFPLYRTRYPDASGPEARAATTAFALKDGRLYCLERHAWGQDVSVKPEVRLGEILRLGPGSTLAEDPDFLRAASSLAPGELAALFLRLTPRMFDTDMQNIAPLEQTVCVAVSLGEKSLSACAAMRKGAEFLSRLKPGSACAEMVSRFDPPAAALSFSLDNPVDLARLVLPPTAREELLNDLAREGLPLSEIEALSRGGAGAFLLYLGDGAGNAKPSFATVVKVNDPGKARQMLRDFAGKNGLEPRPVGDSAFWANRSGGVEDVALGVSGDYVIFGDAVDRILRAAGTTGPAWTPRCGGPNPFEVHAFPVKLLQVLLWGVRGRGKGLSELDPGAEVHGALTLDGDNVRLSLQGDFAAAVPPLLYGVFQDMGLARTSAGHDMAVANLRSIASAEEAFRLKPENGGRYGSFQELLTHYVLLDLRFSGTAPVVDGFRFTLDARADGFTCVATGVGLNQGATFAVNQTGTVYADAACTRPAEGY from the coding sequence ATGCTGAAAAGCGGTGACAGGGTCGGGCCTTACGTTCTGTTACAGCGCCTGGGGGAGGGCGGCTTCGGCGAGGTGTGGCTGGCGGAGAAGAAGACCGCCCTGACCGCCATGCGCTTCGCCCTCAAGTTCACCCGGGAGGAGCAGCCCGACCTGTCCGTGATCCGTCGCGAGGCGGACATCTGGAAGGCGGCCGGCGGACACCCCAACATCCTTCCCCTGGTCGACGCCGACATCTTCGAAGGCCAGGTGGTCCTGGTGAGCGAGTACGCCCCCGACGGGTCGCTGGGGGCGTGGCTGAACCGGCACGGGGGGCGGGCGCCCGGCCTCGAGCCCGCGGTGGAGCTCGGGCGGGGGATCCTGTCCGGGTTGGCTCACCTTCACGGCCTGGGGGTGATCCACCGGGACCTCAAGCCCGACAACGTCCTGCTCCAGGAGGGGTGCCCCCGGATCACGGACTTCGGCCTCGCGCGCGTCCTCCAGGGCTCGACGAGCAGCGTGGGGGTCTCGGGGACCCTGCGTTACATGGCGCCCGAGGCCTTCCGGGGGGAGCGGTCCGAGCGAACCGACCTCTGGTCCGCGGGGGTCATCCTCCGGCAGCTGCTGTGCGGCACCCTTCCTTTCCCATACCGGGAGACGGCCCAGCTGGTCTACGCCATCGTGCACGCCGTCCCGGAACCGCTGCCGCCCGAGGTCCCGCGGGAGCTGGCGGCGGTGGTGGAGCTGGCGATGGAGAAGGAGCCCGCCCGGCGCTGGCAATCGGCAGCGGCCATGAAGGCAGCCCTGGAAGCCGCCTGGAAAAGCGTCTCCCGGGATTTCCCGGCCCCCTCCCCGACACGGCCGCCATTGGACGCCACACGCCTCGACACGCCCAGCGGGGAACGAACCCGGCTCCTGGGACCGCCGGAACCCTCCCGGCCCGCCCCCCTGCACGGCGCGGCCCTTCCCCCGCCCCCCCGCCAGGCCGGGGCGACGACCGCGGCCCCCGGGGGGGCCTTCCTCCCGCCGGCCGCGGCCGGCCTGCCGCCCGCCCCGTCCGGGACCTGGCCGGCGGGCGCGCCGACCCTGGCCCCGTTGCCCGTCTGCCCCGCCTGCGGCCGCAAGAACGACCCGAGAAACACCTTCCGGTGCCGCGCCTGCGGCCGGGACGATCTCTGCCTGGGGCACCTGGACCCGTCCCGGAACGTCTGCCTCGACTGCGCGCGGCAGGCGCCGGGCGCACCTTACCCGCCAGGCCCGCCGGAAGGCGCGGCCGGGTGGGGCGGCCGTCCCGGCGACTCCGGGAGGCACCCCTCCGGGGCCCCCGCCCCCGCGGCGACGCGGCCCGGCCCTTCCGCGAAGTCCCCGGGGAAGCGGAAATGGGTCTGGTGGTCGTGCATAGGCCTGGCGGTGGTCGCCGCGGTGACCGCCGCCCTCCTGTGGCTGGGCCCGAAGGTGTTCGGCCCGAAGCGGCAGGTGCCGCCCGGGCTCCGGACGGCCGTCATTGCCCTGCCGCCCGAGACCTTGATGGCGTTCACCGTCGAGAGCCCGGCCCGGGTGATCGCCGCCCTGAAGGGACGGGGGAACCCGGGGCCGTTCTTTGACACCGTGTCCGAAAACGCCCGGAAGCAGATCGGGTTCGACCTCCTGTCGCCCGCCGGGTGGGAGACCGCCGGGTTCGACGTCAACGCCCCCGTCTCCATCGCCATCATCTCGGACCGCCCGGAGGAGGTCCTCTTCAGCGTGGGCGTCGCCGACCCCGAGCGGGCGACGGCCACGCTTCGCAAGATCACGGACACCCGCGGCGTGGTGCTGGAAACCGTGGGGGGCGATTTCCCGCTGTACCGGACGCGCTACCCCGACGCGTCCGGCCCGGAGGCCCGGGCGGCGACCACGGCCTTCGCCCTGAAGGACGGGCGGCTCTACTGCCTCGAGCGCCACGCCTGGGGGCAGGACGTTTCGGTGAAACCCGAGGTCCGGCTGGGAGAAATCCTGCGCCTGGGGCCCGGCTCCACCCTGGCCGAGGACCCGGATTTCCTGCGGGCGGCGTCGTCGCTGGCCCCCGGCGAGCTCGCCGCCCTTTTCCTGCGGTTGACCCCCCGCATGTTCGACACAGACATGCAGAACATCGCCCCGCTCGAACAGACGGTGTGCGTGGCGGTCTCCCTGGGGGAGAAATCCCTGAGCGCCTGCGCCGCGATGCGGAAGGGGGCCGAGTTCCTCTCCCGGTTGAAGCCGGGGTCCGCCTGCGCCGAGATGGTGTCCCGCTTCGACCCGCCCGCGGCGGCCCTCAGCTTCAGCCTGGACAACCCGGTCGACCTTGCCCGGCTGGTCCTTCCGCCCACCGCGCGGGAGGAGCTTCTCAACGACCTCGCGCGCGAGGGCCTGCCGCTTTCCGAGATCGAGGCCCTGTCCCGGGGGGGCGCCGGGGCCTTCCTGCTCTACCTGGGGGACGGGGCGGGCAACGCGAAACCCTCCTTCGCCACGGTCGTGAAGGTGAACGATCCGGGCAAGGCCCGCCAGATGCTGCGGGATTTCGCCGGGAAGAACGGTCTGGAGCCGCGCCCGGTGGGGGATTCGGCGTTCTGGGCGAACCGCTCGGGCGGCGTGGAGGACGTGGCCCTCGGGGTGTCGGGCGACTACGTGATCTTTGGCGACGCGGTGGACCGGATCCTGCGGGCGGCCGGGACGACCGGACCCGCCTGGACGCCCCGGTGCGGCGGGCCCAACCCGTTCGAGGTCCACGCGTTTCCCGTCAAGTTGCTCCAGGTGCTGCTCTGGGGGGTGCGCGGCCGCGGGAAGGGCCTCTCCGAACTCGATCCCGGGGCCGAGGTCCACGGCGCCCTCACCCTCGACGGGGACAACGTCCGGCTTTCCCTCCAGGGGGATTTCGCCGCCGCGGTCCCCCCGCTCCTGTACGGGGTCTTCCAGGACATGGGCCTGGCGAGGACCTCCGCGGGTCACGACATGGCCGTCGCCAACCTCCGGAGCATCGCGTCCGCCGAGGAGGCGTTCCGCCTCAAGCCCGAAAACGGCGGACGGTACGGGTCGTTCCAGGAACTGCTGACCCATTACGTTCTGCTGGATTTGCGGTTCTCCGGCACCGCGCCCGTCGTCGACGGCTTCCGCTTCACCCTCGACGCCCGCGCGGACGGCTTCACCTGCGTGGCCACGGGCGTGGGGCTCAACCAGGGCGCGACCTTCGCCGTCAACCAGACGGGGACCGTCTACGCCGACGCCGCCTGCACCCGCCCGGCGGAAGGCTACTGA
- a CDS encoding DUF2478 domain-containing protein: MKRRPPLDAVWLKAAVLGCLWASSEIVLGGFLHNLRVPFAGNLLTGVGIVLMVSVAHLWREEGLFWRTGLVCALLKSLSPSAVIFGPMVAIFCESLLMEASVRVFRRNLVGFTVGGMLAMSWNVVQFAANTVLFYGVKIIDFYADLVRYARKQLGMAGDGFWLPLVLLLSLHAVTGLIAAQVGAFIGRKAVREPLPMRSLSTGEVLRIKSRKPGPPFRHALGWLAADVAVLAAAFAVMSFAPWTVWAPLGALVVLGWSLRYAHALRGLARPGFWVFFALVTLASGFVVWRLQGTSGGLARGLLIGLEMNFRAAVLIVGFSAVGTELANPRLGSLLGRSRFRQLPAALEAAFEALPLVIANLPRLQDVFRQPVTVFHQLVSQAEFWLERMTLHLQGRPGVIILQGSVGDGKSLFLEGLLERLRDAGVRPGGILSPAVHEGGRRAGYDLVDLASGERTALSRTRGLPGMPVVGSYHFFPEGLEAGRRALSPVRAAEADLVVVDEVGPWELRNQGWAECLYRLTRETRTPLLWVVRREITGQVREQWSLVDPVLLDVDEIPLDAAASRVLAALRRPPSPLPAEPAESRPEPALPAPALAGAVGTAACWPGVPRKTRGK, encoded by the coding sequence ATGAAGCGTAGACCCCCCCTCGACGCGGTCTGGCTGAAAGCCGCGGTGCTCGGCTGCCTGTGGGCGTCCTCCGAGATCGTCCTGGGGGGCTTCCTGCACAACCTCCGGGTCCCCTTTGCCGGGAACCTGCTGACGGGGGTGGGGATCGTCCTGATGGTCTCGGTGGCCCACCTGTGGCGGGAGGAGGGCCTTTTCTGGCGCACCGGCCTCGTCTGCGCCCTGCTCAAGTCCCTGTCCCCCAGCGCGGTGATCTTCGGGCCCATGGTGGCCATCTTCTGCGAATCGCTGCTGATGGAGGCGTCCGTCCGGGTTTTCCGGCGCAACCTCGTCGGCTTCACGGTGGGCGGGATGCTGGCCATGTCCTGGAACGTGGTCCAGTTCGCCGCCAACACCGTGCTGTTCTACGGGGTGAAGATCATCGACTTCTACGCCGACCTGGTCCGGTACGCGCGGAAGCAGCTGGGGATGGCGGGGGACGGCTTCTGGCTTCCCCTCGTGCTGCTCCTGTCCCTCCACGCGGTGACGGGGTTGATCGCGGCCCAGGTCGGCGCCTTCATCGGGCGGAAGGCCGTGCGGGAGCCGCTCCCGATGCGCAGCCTCTCCACGGGGGAGGTCCTGAGGATCAAGTCCCGGAAGCCGGGCCCGCCCTTCCGGCACGCTCTCGGCTGGCTCGCCGCGGACGTGGCGGTGCTGGCGGCCGCCTTCGCCGTCATGAGCTTCGCCCCCTGGACGGTCTGGGCGCCCCTGGGGGCCCTGGTCGTCCTCGGGTGGTCCCTCCGGTACGCCCATGCCCTGCGGGGCCTCGCCCGGCCGGGCTTCTGGGTCTTCTTCGCCCTGGTCACCCTCGCCTCGGGCTTCGTGGTCTGGCGGCTGCAGGGGACGTCCGGCGGTTTGGCCCGGGGCCTGCTGATCGGGCTGGAGATGAACTTCCGCGCCGCCGTCCTGATCGTCGGTTTCTCCGCGGTGGGGACGGAGCTGGCCAACCCTCGCCTGGGGAGCCTGCTGGGCCGGTCCCGGTTCCGTCAGCTCCCCGCCGCCCTGGAGGCCGCCTTCGAGGCCCTCCCGCTGGTGATCGCCAACCTTCCGCGCCTGCAGGACGTCTTCCGGCAGCCGGTGACGGTCTTTCACCAGTTGGTGTCCCAGGCCGAGTTCTGGCTGGAGCGCATGACGCTGCACCTCCAGGGGCGTCCCGGGGTGATCATCCTGCAGGGGAGCGTGGGCGACGGGAAGTCGCTCTTCCTGGAAGGCCTGCTGGAGCGTCTGCGCGATGCGGGGGTCCGCCCGGGCGGGATCCTTTCCCCCGCCGTCCACGAGGGGGGGCGGCGCGCCGGCTACGACCTGGTGGACCTGGCCTCGGGTGAGCGGACGGCCCTGTCGCGGACCCGGGGCCTCCCCGGGATGCCCGTGGTGGGCTCGTACCACTTCTTCCCGGAGGGCCTCGAGGCCGGTCGGCGGGCCCTCTCGCCCGTGCGGGCCGCCGAGGCCGACCTGGTGGTGGTGGACGAGGTGGGGCCGTGGGAGCTGCGGAACCAGGGCTGGGCCGAGTGCCTCTACCGGCTCACCCGGGAAACCCGGACCCCCCTCCTCTGGGTGGTCCGGCGGGAGATCACCGGGCAGGTTCGCGAACAGTGGTCCCTGGTGGACCCCGTCCTTCTCGACGTGGACGAGATCCCCCTCGACGCCGCCGCGTCACGGGTCCTGGCCGCCCTCCGCCGTCCCCCTTCGCCGCTGCCCGCGGAACCCGCCGAATCCCGCCCGGAACCGGCCCTCCCTGCGCCGGCGCTCGCGGGGGCCGTCGGAACCGCCGCGTGCTGGCCGGGGGTCCCGCGGAAAACCCGCGGCAAATGA
- a CDS encoding DUF364 domain-containing protein — MILQDTLDLLRTKYRDDFLAARIDRALVGVFFTAVRLSGGHCGLARTETGACNAAVRPGDRELGAFSPGAIAGARVADLFAHLRPAPLLEGVKLACLNALSMQVVERSGLPVIEGRDPLDLVGLDGRRSFCLVGAFQSYIRRVEAAGNPLTVLELDAGALAPEDRPYFAPAGRAAEVLRASEVVVITGSTLVNHTLDGLLAQVPPSARTLLVGPSGGLLPEVLFARGIHLIGTLRVTDPDRMFAVLGEGGAGYHLFRDCARKICIAHEA, encoded by the coding sequence ATGATCCTTCAGGACACCCTCGACCTCTTGCGGACGAAGTACCGCGACGACTTCCTCGCCGCGCGGATCGACCGCGCGCTGGTGGGGGTCTTCTTCACCGCCGTCCGGCTGTCGGGCGGGCACTGCGGCCTGGCGCGGACGGAGACGGGCGCCTGCAACGCCGCCGTCCGGCCCGGCGACCGGGAGCTGGGAGCGTTCTCCCCCGGCGCCATCGCGGGCGCCCGCGTCGCCGACCTCTTCGCCCACCTCCGGCCGGCGCCGCTGCTGGAGGGGGTGAAGCTGGCGTGTCTCAACGCGCTCTCGATGCAGGTGGTGGAGCGCTCCGGCCTCCCGGTGATCGAGGGCCGCGACCCGCTGGACCTCGTTGGGCTGGACGGCCGCCGGTCCTTCTGCCTGGTGGGGGCCTTCCAGTCCTACATCCGGCGGGTCGAGGCCGCCGGCAACCCCTTGACGGTGCTGGAACTCGACGCGGGGGCCCTCGCCCCGGAGGACCGGCCCTACTTCGCGCCGGCCGGGCGGGCGGCCGAGGTCCTCCGGGCGTCGGAGGTCGTCGTCATCACGGGGTCCACCCTGGTCAACCACACCCTGGACGGCCTGCTGGCCCAGGTCCCCCCCTCGGCGCGCACCCTTCTGGTGGGCCCCTCGGGTGGCCTTCTCCCCGAGGTGCTCTTCGCCCGGGGCATCCACCTCATCGGGACCCTGCGCGTCACCGACCCCGACCGGATGTTCGCCGTCCTCGGTGAGGGCGGCGCCGGTTATCACCTGTTCCGGGACTGCGCCCGGAAAATCTGCATCGCCCATGAAGCGTAG